A genome region from Labilibaculum antarcticum includes the following:
- a CDS encoding ABC transporter ATP-binding protein: MNKKEKVISVKNMYKKFGNFTANDDLSFEVSKGEIFGFLGANGAGKTTAIKILCGLSYPSSGEISVAGFDVYTQRESVKRNIGYMSQKFSLYEDLTVFENIRFFGGIYGLSKAEIHSKADELLNKLDLQHARNKKISDLPLGWKQKLAFSVAIFHDPKIVFLDEPTGGVDPVTRRQFWDLIYDAARAGITVFVTTHYMDEAEYCDQVSIMVDGKIEALDTPEMLKKQFNAADMDQVFLSLARHATNIE, encoded by the coding sequence ATGAATAAGAAGGAGAAAGTGATAAGTGTTAAAAACATGTATAAGAAATTCGGCAATTTTACTGCGAATGACGATTTGTCGTTTGAAGTATCAAAAGGTGAGATTTTTGGATTTTTGGGAGCTAACGGAGCAGGTAAAACAACTGCAATAAAAATACTTTGCGGATTATCTTACCCAAGTTCAGGAGAAATAAGTGTGGCCGGTTTTGATGTTTATACCCAACGCGAATCGGTAAAAAGAAATATTGGCTATATGAGCCAGAAATTCTCTCTTTACGAGGATTTAACGGTGTTCGAAAATATTCGCTTTTTTGGTGGAATTTACGGTTTGTCGAAAGCTGAAATTCATTCGAAAGCTGATGAATTGCTGAATAAACTTGATTTACAGCATGCCAGAAATAAAAAAATTAGTGATTTGCCTTTGGGATGGAAGCAAAAACTGGCTTTTTCGGTTGCTATTTTTCACGATCCGAAAATTGTATTTCTTGATGAACCAACCGGAGGTGTCGATCCTGTTACCAGAAGGCAATTTTGGGATTTAATTTACGATGCCGCACGAGCAGGAATTACCGTATTTGTAACAACCCATTATATGGATGAGGCGGAGTATTGCGACCAGGTTTCAATTATGGTTGACGGTAAAATTGAGGCACTCGATACACCTGAAATGTTGAAAAAACAGTTTAATGCTGCTGATATGGATCAAGTTTTTTTGAGTTTGGCAAGACACGCAACAAACATTGAGTAA